The sequence CTTGGCCGGACGGGCACGCTGGGCGCCGAAGCCGGGGGCGTGCTGTCACGGTTGTCCTACTTCGTGGCGACGCCCGCCCTGCTGCTGCTCACGCTCGCAAAGGCCGATCCGGCGGCGCTCCTGTCGGCCGCACTCGTGGCGACCGCGGGCAGCGCGGTGCTCAGCGCCCTGCTGTACGCGGCGCTGGCCCGGTGGCGTTGGCGGGTGTCGCCGGCCGAGCTGACGGTCGGCGGGCTCGCCTCGTCGTACGTGAACGCGGGCAACCTGGGTGTCCCCATCTCGGTGTACGTCCTCGGTGACGCGTCGTTCGTGGCCCCGGTACTGCTGTTCCAGGTACTGCTCATGGCGCCGGTCGGGCTGGCCGTGCTGGCCAACTCGCAGACGGCCGGTGCAGCCCCGCCCCGCTGGCGGCTGCTCACCCAGCCGCTCCGCACGCCGGTCGTGGTGGGCTGCGGCCTCGGGGTGCTGGTCGCGGCCACCGGGGTGGAGCTGCCATCGCTCGTGCTGGAGCCGGTCGAGCTCACCGCCGCGCTGGCGGTACCCGCGGCGTTGCTGGCGTACGGCATGAGCTTGCACGGCGCACCCCGCCCCGCGTCCGGCGACGCGGCTTCCCGGGTGTGGCTGGCCGTGGCGCTCAAGACCCTCGCCCAGCCTGCGCTGGCCTACGCACTCGGCCGGTGGGTCGC comes from Micromonospora purpureochromogenes and encodes:
- a CDS encoding AEC family transporter; the protein is MNAVIGGFAALVAVIAVGWVLGRTGTLGAEAGGVLSRLSYFVATPALLLLTLAKADPAALLSAALVATAGSAVLSALLYAALARWRWRVSPAELTVGGLASSYVNAGNLGVPISVYVLGDASFVAPVLLFQVLLMAPVGLAVLANSQTAGAAPPRWRLLTQPLRTPVVVGCGLGVLVAATGVELPSLVLEPVELTAALAVPAALLAYGMSLHGAPRPASGDAASRVWLAVALKTLAQPALAYALGRWVAGLSGVALLAVTVTSALPTAQNVFVYASSYDRGTLLARDVVLLTTVLSVPVLVGIAVLLG